The sequence CGACACGTTCCGGTGTGGATGTGCTTTGACGATAAAGAATCATCTCCACATCAGGTTTTTCCGATGGACCGCCAATCCACTCTTTGGTTGCGATGATTGGATCAGTAATTCGTGGTTGGCGGTATTCGTTTTTAATAACAAGTGGTTTATCCGAAGGAATGTTGATATAATCTTGTGCACCTTGAGTTTCAATTGCCTTATAGCTTATCGGTAGTCCATTGCGGTCATAAATTGGTTGATTTTTAAATGTAATTTGGGTGGTTCCGGATTCCATCACGTGACGTGCTACCTCATGACCATCAGCAAGCAATGCAATTTCTATCGTTGGTTTTGTAGCAGGACCACCAATCCACTCTTTTGTAACAGAAATATCACGAGTTGGACTGATGTAGGTATTCGTGATTGTTGACGCTTCAACATGCATCTCATAATTCTCGGGAACATTCATTTCTTCTACATGGTAATTGAATGCATTTCCTTGCTCATCCGTCTCTGGAAGTTCATTCCAGGTGTATGACGTTTGACCCGATTCAAGTTCAATGTATTTATAAGGCTGATTGTTTTGATAGAGCTGAATCATTATAGTTGGTTTAATGAGTGGACCGCCATCCCAGACTTTTGTAACTGTATAGCTTCTTTGAGGTATAACGTATGTATTCGTAATCTTATTCCCTACTACAGAAGATTCAAAATGATCCGGAATATCCATTTCATAAGGGGAATATTCGTATTCATTCCCTTCCTTATCAAAACGAGGAAGATCAGTAAACTCGAGTTTCAAATGTCCCTTTTCTAGAACTTTAGGAGTATTAAGTGGTATTCCATTTTGTTTCAAATCAATACGTACATCACTTTGACGCATCGTTCCACCAACCCAAACTTTTTCTACCAAGTAAGATGTTTTATTCTCCACATCATTCACAAAATACAGGACATGCTCACGACTGGAATAAGTAACTTCAAAGGTTTGGTGGGGATTTCTTGATGTATAACCTTCTCGTTCTTTCTCACGGATTTGATATTTACCGATGGGTAGGTGATTAAGCGTACGTGATTCTCCTGATTTTAATAGAATTTCATCAATTTTATAGTCTTCATTATATACCTCAAAGATGAATGTATCATCAGGATAAACGGTTTTTGATCCCTGTTTTACGAGCTTATCAATTGTGATGGTCCCTAATGGTTTTTGATACAGCTTAACAACAACTTCATAGGATTCAGGATCTTTGTGGATGTTTAAACCCGAGACAGGTTTAAGCACACCATTTTCATGCTCGTAGTATTCGTACACAACATCATAATCATCTAAATTATGCGTTTCCCCTTCAACTTTCAGTGCATCAATCATGACATCATATGTCCCATGGTCGGTAAAAGACCAGGAAGTCGAGACTTTATTTAATGCACTTTCATTACGTAGTTTATGTTCCATATCTTTTGATTTAAATAAAACATCCATTTGATATTTTGTATTTAAATCTCGAGATTTATCAGCTTTATAAACCTCAGTTTTAAGTCGTACCGGTGTGGGCTTAGCTTGTGGTACCTTGATTGTTTTCTTAACGCTTTGATTATTAACATCATTATATGTAATCATCGTTGTTTTATTAAGTTCGTAGAAATCCTTCTCGCTGATGGAAGACGTTGGCTTGGTTGATACTTCATATTTATACCCAAAATGTTGGATATCCCCTTCCTCATCGAGTAAACCTTGACTTCGAATGTTGAAGCGTTGATGAGTTCCATCAAACATTGCTTTTAATTCTTCTGTTAAGCTTGATTCATCAACGACAAAGGCATCCGTCATTGGATCTTCAATACGAATGTCTTTCGCTGCAGAATAAATATTGTTCGAAATTTTCTTGAATATGTCATCCAAATTATCGCGACTTGATGAAGCATCAAAATAATTGTCATTACTGATACGTTTTAGGATTTCTGTTCCCTTAGCGTCAGTATCAAATCCGATTGCGTATAAATGAATTTGCTCTTGATGGATTTGATTGGATTCGGTAATGGCTGCGTCGGCTGAGGACATATAGACAAAATAACTTTGATTGCCTTGGTTTCTAAGTTCTCCAAGCTCATCTAAATAATATTCATTCCCCGTTCCATAAACCATTGCATTATAATCAAATACATTCGTATTCGGTAGTGACTTAAATCGGTATCCAGGTATCGCATGGTTATTTGAACTGGATATAGCGATATCAAAAGGTCGTTGTTGACCATTGTAACGTTTTTGGACAATAACGTTGTTATCGTAACGAAGTAAATCGTGATTTATATTTGTTTTAAGTGGATAACGGTAAGTCGGTTGTCCATCTGAAAGTAATACAATTGTTTGATTGGGTGCGGTACTTTGATTTAATAACGATTTTGCTTCATATAAAGCCCCTTGTGTAAACGTGCCTCCCTCTGCTTTAAGACTTTTAATTTCGTTGATTAATAAATTCGCCTCTTGTTTCGTATGAAATGAGTTTGAAGATACTTTGGTTCCATAAGATACCAGTGCAACGCGTGCTGAGGCATCTCTTTCGAAAATTTCATTCACAAAATGAACTGCCTCAGCTTTTGCTTTAGAAATACGGTCAATTCCTTGTGGGTTTTTCTGTGGGTCCATACTTCCAGATGTATCGAGTACTAAAACAATATCAGACGGTTCTCGTTTTAAACGTCCATACACATCTATCGATATTTCCCAACGATTAATACTGTTTGGGATCGGTTTCGCAGTTTTAAACACTCGTACCTCTCCTTCATCCATATTATCTATTTGTATTGAGTCTGTAATGGTTTTTTCACTTGTAGAAGGATGTCCTTCTGCAGATACAAATGATGTACTTATAGACAATAATACCATTGTGATTAACAGAAATGTTAATCCGCTTTTAATGATTCTCGTTTTCATTTTCTTTCCTCCTTACAAGTATCATTTAAAGTGATTTCTAATCACAAAGTGATATTATTGGTTTTCACATATTTAGTCAATTATTTTTATCATAAAATGTCCACTTTTTTTACCATCACATTCATAAATACCGAAATAGGGCTTGTAATTCACCAAATTAATACTAGAATAGTCTGATTTTATATGGAAATTTCACACTCACTGAATAGATATTGCAAATTAAAGATATAAATGCTATATTCATTGAGGTGAAGGAGTAATTATGTCGAATATATTAGGTCAAAGACTGAAAGCTCGTCGTAAAGAACTACGTATTTCTCAACAGGAACTTGCTGTTGCTGTGGGTTATACATCACGTTCTACAATCGCTAAAATTGAAGCGGGTGTGATCGATCTTCCTCAGTCAAAAATTTATGATATCGCCGAGGCTTTAGAAACAACTCCAACGTACTTATTAGGTTTAGAAGAAGAACTTGAAGCTTTAACCGCAACAGCAATCGTTGAACATCTTCAATCTGTTACAGTTGATCAACTTGTTGAATGTTTTTCTCAATTAGATTTATATAGTTATGAAAAAGTAAATGAAGCAGTAGGTAAAGTAGCGTTAGGTTACAAATAAAAACCGTTCACCTTATGATGAACGGCAACACAAAAAAGGAGCTCAGGCTCCTTTTTTTTCTTACTACTATTTTTGACTTGATTTCGCCAAACAGTCCTTACAAATACCCTCGAATGTGATGTCGTGATCTAACACAAGACATCCTAGTTCTTCTTCGACGAGTTGATGTAATTCCTTTCGGTAATCTAATTCCACATCTTCAATGCGATTGCATTCTCTGCATCTAAAATGATAATGATCGTGTAGATTTTTATCATAGATAAATCCAAGTTCTGGATGTCTAACACGGTTTATTAATTTTTCATTATAGAGTACATTTAAATTTCTATAGACCGTAGCAATTCCAATTGATACATCACCTTCTTTAAGTTTTGTATGAATTTGATCTGCCGTCATATGACCTTCAGATGCTTGGATTAAATCTAAAATCTCTTGTCTTTGTTTAGTAAGTTTGATACTCATTATCATCACCATCTTAATTATAGCATAAAATATACTTTTTCAAGAATATTTGCTTTAATCTAACGATCTCCATTAAAAATACTGTTCTTAACAATCACGTAATCAACCTTACGAATCGCTTCTAAATCACGACCTCCGGCATATGAAATTGATGATTGAAGATCCTGTTGCATTTCTCTTAGAGTATCTTCGATTTTACCTTTATGCTCTATTAGGATACGCTTTCCTTCAACGTTTTTGTGTTCACCTTTTTGAAACTGTGATGCACTTCCAAAGTATTCTTTGAATGCAACACCATCAATATCGATTGTTTCTCCAGGTGACTCTTCATGTCCAGCAAAGAGTGATCCAACCATACACATCGTAGCGCCAAAACGAATTGATTTAGCGATATCACCATGATCTCGGATTCCACCATCTGCAATTAAAGGTTTTCGGGCTGCTTTAGCACACCATGATAATGCGGATAATTGCCATCCACCAGTTCCAAACCCTGTTTTTAATTTTGTAATACATACCTTACCCGGTCCAATACCAACTTTTGTGGCATCAGCACCTGCATTTTCAAGTTCACGAACCGCTTCTGGGGTTCCAACATTTCCTGCAATCACAAATGTGGTTGGTAAGAATTCTTTAATATGCTTAATCATTCGGATAACTTGTTCTGAATGACCATGAGCAATATCGATTGTGATATAGTCGGGAATTACATTTTCCGCTGCCAATCGACGTACAAAATCATACTCTGAATCTTTAACACCAACACTAATTGATGCATAAAGACCGCGTTGATTCATATCTTGAATAAAGCCATAACGACGTTCCTCGTTAAAACGATGCATAACATAAAAGTAATTATGTTCTGCTAACCAAATAGCGAGCGGTTCATCGATTATTGTTTGCATGTTTGCAGGAACAACAGGCATCTCAAAGGTTCGATTTCCCAATTTAACGCTTGTATCGCATTCCGAGCGACTTTTCACAATACATTTATTTGGAATTAATTGAATATCTTCGTAATCAAATATTTTCATTACGGCCTCCTATTTATTCTCGTGATAGTAAGAATAGAGTTCATTTTTTGAAACACCATTCTCTTTGGCCACAGAAGAAATTGAACGCGAAACAGAATTTCCTGCATTGATCTGTTCCTTGATGCGAATGATTAAATCATCAAAACTAACTTCTGATACTTCAGTATTTGCTTCAATAACAATTACAAACTCACCTTTTATCGTTTCAACAGACTCCATAACCTCGGTAACCGTACCACGTATAAACTCCTCGTGCATTTTTGTAATCTCACGCACAAGACAAATCTTTCGATTACCTAACACATCATACACGATTTCAAGTGTCTTTTCTAATTTATGAACTGATAAATAATAGATTGTTGTCATTGGTAAATCTTTGTTTTGTATTAATTGCTTTTTAAGTTGTCCTTCTTTATGTTCCATAAAGCCCATAAATGCGAATGGTTGAACGATTAGCCCTGATGCGACTAAAGCATTGAGAAATGCACTACTCCCTGAAATTGGCACAACATTATACCCTGCTGCAATCACATCTCGCACTAAGGTCTGTCCTGGATCAGAGATAAGTGGATATCCTGCATCACTTACCAAACCAATATTCATCCCTGACTCTAACAAATCAATAATCCCTTTTGTAGATTCTTGTTCATTATGCATATGATGACTGATCATTTTTGTATTAATTTCGAAGTGTGAACAGAGTTTGCGAGCGTTACGCGTATCCTCTGCAGCAATAATATCTACAGTCTTTAATATCTCAATCGCTCTTGGTGTCATTTCATTTAAATTCCCAATCGGAGTTGCGACAAGGAAAAGTGTTGGTTTTTCATTTTTAAAGCTTTGTTGTTTTATCATTAGATTCTCCTAAAATAGATAAACCTTTAATCGAGATTAAAGGTTCTTGTAGTATTTCGTTAATTCATATCCAAATTGATCAATAACCAAATTAATATTGACGCCAGGTCTTATACGATCTTTTAAACTTAAAACAATTTGAAGTAAATGAATCCGATCTACATTTGTTATGTTATTTGTACGAACGTGTATCGTTTGTTCTTGTTGTCCTTGTGATGAAAAAGATAATTCCAAGAGTTCGAATAACAATAACAAGCGTTCTCGATCCAATCTCTTTTTCTTAATTCCTTCTACTTGTAGCGTCAGTATCGCGGATAAATAGTCACGTTGATTCAAACATTCAAGAACATCAAAGAAGATTGAACTAGCTTCTTTATACACTTCACTATTACTTTGAAGCTCAAGTTCTTCCAAATTATGATTCATCCTCGATAATAAATAAGCATCTACATCATCAATTCCTTGTTCACTTGCCTTATCAAATAAGACTTTATGATTCATCGATTCGAGTTGAACCGTTAGACATCTAGAGCGTATAGTCTCGAGAACTCGGTTTTCACTGCGTGTTGTTAAGATTGCGACAATATCACCCTCTGGTTCTTCTAAAAATTTTAGAAGACTATTCATTGCTTCAACTGTAGCATTATCAACATCTTCGATTATGTAGACTTGATGACCCGCAGTTTCAATAGAAGATTGACTAAAATACTCTTTCAAACTGATTATCTCAGATTTTTTAATACTTTGTTCTTTTCCACTTAGTAATCTGAAATCCGCATGGTTTTCAGATTCAACTCGCTGACATGTACTGCAAGATCCGCAGGCACCGATGTCCTGTTCGCCACACATCATACTCATAGCCATATATTTAGCGTAATCAAGCGTCCCATAATCACCAACAATCAAATACGCGTGAGAAACACGATTTTTAGATTGTTGGCGGTGAAATAGATTTAGAGCTTTGGTTTGATTTTGGATGTTATTCATGACTTAACTGCATCTCGATAATCTTAATCACATCCGCAGCAACATCTTCAATGGATTGGGCTGCATCTACAATCTTAATCCGATTAGGAAAACGACGAATCACTTCTTGGTACCCTTGGTACACTTTTTCATGAAAGATATCCCCTTCAAGCTCCAATCGATCTTTATATCCACGAACACCAATACGCTTCAAACCTTCTTCAGGTTTTAAATCCAAGAAGATTGTTAAGTCTGGCAAAAATCCATCGATAGCAAACATATTTATATCCCAAACATCATCAATACCAATACCACGTGCATAGCCTTGATAAGCAAGAGAACTATCTATAAATCGATCACAAATCACAAGCTCTCCTCTACTGAGTGCAGGTTTTATTTTCTCAATTAAATGTTGTCGACGACTCGCAGCATAAAGTAATGCCTCTGTGCGATCATCCATTTCTTCATGTTCTGGATCAAGAATCAGCTCTCTAATTTTTTCAGAAATACGAATTCCGCCTGGTTCTCGAGTACAGAGAACTGGTTGATTCTTCTTCTCAAAATACTCCGAAACAATCTTGGTAATTGTCGTTTTACCGCTTCCATCTGGACCTTCAAATGATACAAATAATGTCATGTTGCCACCTCTTCTTTGAATATTATAGCATGGTATCGCACGCTCTATTCTAAAAGTTGTGTGTTTGAGTAATTTGGATTATTATGTAAGGGAAGAAGAAATTATTAGAGGAAACAATTATGATTGAACAAATTAAAAAAGGATTTGAAAAAGCATCAAATGACAATGTATATATGCTTGTTTTAGGAATTGTAGTACTATTAGTTGTTATTAACTATTTTCTTAATACTACTTTTCTCACAATCCTTACATTAGTCATGTTCTGTATTGCTTTTGGAGTTCTGGTTAAACACATTATAAAGAAGGAAGATTAGATGGTAAGAGACGGCTTAAAACTGAATGAAGTACTGAAGTATCAAGGAAAGATTGTCGATGTTTATAACGTTGAATTTGAAACACAGACCGGAATGTTTGAAGCTGAGATTTTAAAGCATGATGGTGGCGTGTGTATTGCCGCAACCCATGATGATAAAGCATTCTACTGTGTAGATCAATATCGATATGGTGTTGAACACATTATGCGAGAATTCCCTGCTGGAAAAATTGATCAAGAAGAACTCCCAATTGACGCCGCATTACGGGAATTACGTGAAGAAATTGGGTTTATCGCAAAAACATTGGTTCCACTTGGATATATTCATCCATCTCCCGCATATCTAGATGAAGTCTTGTATCTTTATTATGCAACTGATTTAGATTACGTTGGTCAAGACCTTGATGAAAATGAAGTTCTAAATGTTTATACTCGAGATATTAAAGACATCATTGATGATATCGAAGCAAATCAAATCACAGACGCGAAGACGATTTCTCTTGCTTACAAAGTAAACCATTATCTCTCTCAAAAATAAAAGGCTAGACCGTTCATTTGGTTAGCCTTTTTTAATGCTTATTCACCCATTGCTCACATAAAATGTTAATATATTAGAGACGAGAAAGGCGGTACTTATATGTGTACAGGAATACAAGTAATATCAAAGCAAAATAATACTTATTGGGGAAGAACCCAAGAATTTGATACATTTTTACCCGTTTGTGGAGTGATTGTCCCTCGTGGAACAGCCATTAATAATATGCTCTCTCCGATTGTTGCGAAAAATGCTGCAGCAGGAATCAGCCTTAACGATTCGACCCAAGATATTTTATTAATGGATGGTATGAATGAACATGGACTCGCAGGTGGTAGTTTTTATTTTGGAAATGAGTATGCTGATTACGCTCCAAGTAGTGCGATAGAGTTAATGGGTAAGCAAGCCTTACGAGGTGAAGAATTTGTTACCTGGGCACTTCTAAACTGCGATTCAATCGTTGATTTACACCGTAAAGCTATTAAAGAAGTCGCAATATCAAGTGAGCCAAATATTCATGGAAACGTAATTCCACAACATTATGTCTTTGTAGACCGTACCGGTGCCAGCATCGTACTCGAACCTTCCTCAGCTGGTTCGTTTGATATTTATCCGAATGAAATTGGAACGTTTACCAATCAACCCGAATTTCCTTGGCATGTTCAAAACCTCCAAAATTATGTTTCAATGAATAGCCACATTTATCCATCGCGGAAATTTGGAAAGTTTGAAACTTTAAGCTCAGGAATGGGAAATGGTTTATTTGGTTTACCTGGTGATTTTACACCGCAATCACGATTTGTCCGAGCTACTGTATTTAATAGTCTTTCGAATCAACCTCATGATGATCAAGCTCTGGATAAAGTTTTCCGTATTCTAAATACCGTCGATATCCCTTATGGTCTTATTGTAGATGAAAAAGAACAAGTACAGTACACACAATACACTTCAGCATACGATTTAGAAAATCGAACGATTAATATTTCAACCTATGAGAATCGACAAATCCAACAATTTTATTTTGATCCCTTGCTGATTAATAATCATGAAATTGTTCGTTACGAAGTGAAGCGTAAACAGATGATAGAGACCATGAATCAATTATAATTAGACATAAAAAAAGAGTAGCGATTTTCGTTACTCTTTTTCGTATTATTCTGTTTTAGGTAAGATAAATACTTGTTCTTCTGACTTTGACAAGAGGTGTTTCCCTCGAGCATAGTTTTGAACATAAGTAGGATCTTGAAGTTTTGCTTTTTCAAGAGCAAGTTCACCTTGTTTTGTTTCAAGTACTTTTAAATTTGAGCGTTCGCTTTTAAGTTGTTGGTTCAATTGGAATGTTGATACTAATTCTTTTGCAGATTTAGATAACATTAGGCATGAAACGGATACTATCAAAATACCAAGAATGATTGATGCAAATTTAATTGTTGGATTCTTAGCTATTCGCGTTTTCGTAACTGTTTGTCCCATCTTTCCACTTCTCTTTCTTTTTTTGTTAGTTTATTTATCTACACTCATTATACTGACATTCTCAAAAAATGCAAGAGTTGTCAGTTTTTTTGAACGTTCCGATCGATGCGTTGATCTGAAATAAGCTCATACATTGGTGGATTACTTCTTAATATTT is a genomic window of Erysipelothrix amsterdamensis containing:
- a CDS encoding helix-turn-helix transcriptional regulator is translated as MSNILGQRLKARRKELRISQQELAVAVGYTSRSTIAKIEAGVIDLPQSKIYDIAEALETTPTYLLGLEEELEALTATAIVEHLQSVTVDQLVECFSQLDLYSYEKVNEAVGKVALGYK
- the rsmI gene encoding 16S rRNA (cytidine(1402)-2'-O)-methyltransferase, whose protein sequence is MIKQQSFKNEKPTLFLVATPIGNLNEMTPRAIEILKTVDIIAAEDTRNARKLCSHFEINTKMISHHMHNEQESTKGIIDLLESGMNIGLVSDAGYPLISDPGQTLVRDVIAAGYNVVPISGSSAFLNALVASGLIVQPFAFMGFMEHKEGQLKKQLIQNKDLPMTTIYYLSVHKLEKTLEIVYDVLGNRKICLVREITKMHEEFIRGTVTEVMESVETIKGEFVIVIEANTEVSEVSFDDLIIRIKEQINAGNSVSRSISSVAKENGVSKNELYSYYHENK
- a CDS encoding linear amide C-N hydrolase; protein product: MCTGIQVISKQNNTYWGRTQEFDTFLPVCGVIVPRGTAINNMLSPIVAKNAAAGISLNDSTQDILLMDGMNEHGLAGGSFYFGNEYADYAPSSAIELMGKQALRGEEFVTWALLNCDSIVDLHRKAIKEVAISSEPNIHGNVIPQHYVFVDRTGASIVLEPSSAGSFDIYPNEIGTFTNQPEFPWHVQNLQNYVSMNSHIYPSRKFGKFETLSSGMGNGLFGLPGDFTPQSRFVRATVFNSLSNQPHDDQALDKVFRILNTVDIPYGLIVDEKEQVQYTQYTSAYDLENRTINISTYENRQIQQFYFDPLLINNHEIVRYEVKRKQMIETMNQL
- the guaC gene encoding GMP reductase — translated: MKIFDYEDIQLIPNKCIVKSRSECDTSVKLGNRTFEMPVVPANMQTIIDEPLAIWLAEHNYFYVMHRFNEERRYGFIQDMNQRGLYASISVGVKDSEYDFVRRLAAENVIPDYITIDIAHGHSEQVIRMIKHIKEFLPTTFVIAGNVGTPEAVRELENAGADATKVGIGPGKVCITKLKTGFGTGGWQLSALSWCAKAARKPLIADGGIRDHGDIAKSIRFGATMCMVGSLFAGHEESPGETIDIDGVAFKEYFGSASQFQKGEHKNVEGKRILIEHKGKIEDTLREMQQDLQSSISYAGGRDLEAIRKVDYVIVKNSIFNGDR
- a CDS encoding DNA polymerase III subunit — encoded protein: MNNIQNQTKALNLFHRQQSKNRVSHAYLIVGDYGTLDYAKYMAMSMMCGEQDIGACGSCSTCQRVESENHADFRLLSGKEQSIKKSEIISLKEYFSQSSIETAGHQVYIIEDVDNATVEAMNSLLKFLEEPEGDIVAILTTRSENRVLETIRSRCLTVQLESMNHKVLFDKASEQGIDDVDAYLLSRMNHNLEELELQSNSEVYKEASSIFFDVLECLNQRDYLSAILTLQVEGIKKKRLDRERLLLLFELLELSFSSQGQQEQTIHVRTNNITNVDRIHLLQIVLSLKDRIRPGVNINLVIDQFGYELTKYYKNL
- a CDS encoding NUDIX hydrolase; the protein is MVRDGLKLNEVLKYQGKIVDVYNVEFETQTGMFEAEILKHDGGVCIAATHDDKAFYCVDQYRYGVEHIMREFPAGKIDQEELPIDAALRELREEIGFIAKTLVPLGYIHPSPAYLDEVLYLYYATDLDYVGQDLDENEVLNVYTRDIKDIIDDIEANQITDAKTISLAYKVNHYLSQK
- a CDS encoding FtsB family cell division protein, whose protein sequence is MGQTVTKTRIAKNPTIKFASIILGILIVSVSCLMLSKSAKELVSTFQLNQQLKSERSNLKVLETKQGELALEKAKLQDPTYVQNYARGKHLLSKSEEQVFILPKTE
- a CDS encoding Cna B-type domain-containing protein is translated as MKTRIIKSGLTFLLITMVLLSISTSFVSAEGHPSTSEKTITDSIQIDNMDEGEVRVFKTAKPIPNSINRWEISIDVYGRLKREPSDIVLVLDTSGSMDPQKNPQGIDRISKAKAEAVHFVNEIFERDASARVALVSYGTKVSSNSFHTKQEANLLINEIKSLKAEGGTFTQGALYEAKSLLNQSTAPNQTIVLLSDGQPTYRYPLKTNINHDLLRYDNNVIVQKRYNGQQRPFDIAISSSNNHAIPGYRFKSLPNTNVFDYNAMVYGTGNEYYLDELGELRNQGNQSYFVYMSSADAAITESNQIHQEQIHLYAIGFDTDAKGTEILKRISNDNYFDASSSRDNLDDIFKKISNNIYSAAKDIRIEDPMTDAFVVDESSLTEELKAMFDGTHQRFNIRSQGLLDEEGDIQHFGYKYEVSTKPTSSISEKDFYELNKTTMITYNDVNNQSVKKTIKVPQAKPTPVRLKTEVYKADKSRDLNTKYQMDVLFKSKDMEHKLRNESALNKVSTSWSFTDHGTYDVMIDALKVEGETHNLDDYDVVYEYYEHENGVLKPVSGLNIHKDPESYEVVVKLYQKPLGTITIDKLVKQGSKTVYPDDTFIFEVYNEDYKIDEILLKSGESRTLNHLPIGKYQIREKEREGYTSRNPHQTFEVTYSSREHVLYFVNDVENKTSYLVEKVWVGGTMRQSDVRIDLKQNGIPLNTPKVLEKGHLKLEFTDLPRFDKEGNEYEYSPYEMDIPDHFESSVVGNKITNTYVIPQRSYTVTKVWDGGPLIKPTIMIQLYQNNQPYKYIELESGQTSYTWNELPETDEQGNAFNYHVEEMNVPENYEMHVEASTITNTYISPTRDISVTKEWIGGPATKPTIEIALLADGHEVARHVMESGTTQITFKNQPIYDRNGLPISYKAIETQGAQDYINIPSDKPLVIKNEYRQPRITDPIIATKEWIGGPSEKPDVEMILYRQSTSTPERVDSKVLSSGQTKVLFSDLEKTDKDGNLYTYWIEEGNQELMFNEHHYAVERKDAFTIVNRYQSPKTTFTMNKVWNGGPEIKPDIKVQLLKNGENVGSPVILHHGETSYTWSDLDEFDINGNKNDYRVREVREPKGYVQEIDPSGSKITNHFEPEMRTINAYLYWEHGPDQKPTVTFNLYQMIDGIETPVGDPKTLETGVSSVSWDVPAQTKEGKDIEYFVKQTNLTDDYTMRYGSDRLIVINTYHPPVHEIILNKKWVGGAMTHAAAEFTLYRDGNIYDVVKLGNNETSYTWLVDSKDLKGNEITYKLEETSVPDHFVSETIDAWTFRNTYTSPKRDVTVTKHWINAPESVPTVRLQLLRNNEPIGDPISLENGQTTYTWSNLDETDNQGNAYEYRVHEIDPPKGYVVQYSEDGLEIFNKYQGDVSSIQKDKPDPQTPIEKVTEAKKVNIDKATKPDVLPQTGVGNRVLSISGSLTIGMGILLLLKKRN
- the tmk gene encoding dTMP kinase, with translation MTLFVSFEGPDGSGKTTITKIVSEYFEKKNQPVLCTREPGGIRISEKIRELILDPEHEEMDDRTEALLYAASRRQHLIEKIKPALSRGELVICDRFIDSSLAYQGYARGIGIDDVWDINMFAIDGFLPDLTIFLDLKPEEGLKRIGVRGYKDRLELEGDIFHEKVYQGYQEVIRRFPNRIKIVDAAQSIEDVAADVIKIIEMQLSHE
- a CDS encoding Fur family transcriptional regulator, with the translated sequence MSIKLTKQRQEILDLIQASEGHMTADQIHTKLKEGDVSIGIATVYRNLNVLYNEKLINRVRHPELGFIYDKNLHDHYHFRCRECNRIEDVELDYRKELHQLVEEELGCLVLDHDITFEGICKDCLAKSSQK